A window of Cryptomeria japonica chromosome 3, Sugi_1.0, whole genome shotgun sequence contains these coding sequences:
- the LOC131873925 gene encoding auxin-responsive protein SAUR50-like, with product MMKVNTICSILCHIRFIVLKKLQKCDLALRRPLKSLCDSNCDLSEEEWQVPFDVPDEHLAVYAGNERRRFVVKVCYLNHPLFRLLLDKAEQEFGFDQKGGLSLPRDPKVIQGLLLLLQKKENSLTASEMEFERLLLS from the coding sequence ATGATGAAAGTGAATACAATTTGCAGCATCCTATGTCATATAAGGTTCATTGTATTGAAGAAACTGCAAAAATGTGATCTTGCTCTCAGAAGGCCTTTGAAAAGCCTATGTGACTCAAATTGTGATCTTTCAGAAGAAGAATGGCAGGTTCCTTTTGATGTTCCAGACGAGCACTTAGCAGTCTATGCAGGTAATGAGAGGAGAAGGTTTGTTGTAAAGGTATGTTACTTAAATCATCCCCTGTTCAGACTCTTGCTGGATAAGGCTGAGCAGGAATTTGGGTTTGATCAAAAGGGAGGACTTTCCCTACCTCGTGATCCAAAAGTCATTCAGGGTCTTCTGCTTCTGCTACAAAAAAAAGAAAACTCTTTAACTGCTTCTGAAATGGAGTTTGAGAGGCTTTTACTATCCTGA
- the LOC131049099 gene encoding protein SMALL AUXIN UP-REGULATED RNA 12-like: MRRVNTICSFLCHLRFIVLKKLQKCDLALRRPLKSLCDSNCDISEEEWQIPFDVPDEHLAVYAGNERRRFVVKACYLNHPLFRVLLDKAEEEFGFDQKGGLTLPCDPKVIQGLLLLLHKNENSFTASEVEFERLLLS, from the coding sequence ATGAGGAGAGTGAATACAATTTGCAGCTTTCTATGCCATCTAAGGTTCATTGTATTGAAGAAACTGCAAAAATGTGATCTTGCTCTCAGAAGGCCTTTGAAAAGCCTCTGTGATTCAAATTGTGATATTTCGGAGGAAGAATGGCAGATTCCTTTTGATGTTCCAGATGAGCACTTAGCAGTTTATGCAGGGAATGAGAGGAGAAGGTTTGTTGTAAAGGCATGTTACTTGAATCATCCCCTGTTCAGAGTATTGCTGGATAAGGCTGAGGAGGAATTTGGGTTTGATCAGAAGGGGGGGCTTACCCTACCTTGTGATCCAAAAGTCATTCAGGGTCTTCTCCTTCTACTGCATAAAAATGAAAACTCTTTTACTGCTTCTGAAGTAGAGTTTGAGAGGCTTTTGCTATCCTGA